A genomic window from Denticeps clupeoides chromosome 11, fDenClu1.1, whole genome shotgun sequence includes:
- the cplx4b gene encoding complexin-4b, whose amino-acid sequence MARPDGMSREEYEEYQKQLVEDKMERDAEFFTKKAERATLRTCLREKYRLPKSEQDEIMIQQAGDDIDVPEELLKMVDEDATEEEEKQSILGQMQNLQNMDMDQIKEKAQATFVEMKSKAEGKCAVM is encoded by the exons ATGGCACGTCCTGACGGAATGTCCCGTGAGGAGTATGAGGAATACCAAAAGCAGCTGGTGGAGGATAA AATGGAAAGAGATGCAGAGTTCTTCACAAAGAAAGCAGAAAGGGCAACTCTGCGAACGTGTTTAAGAGAAAAATACCGTCTGCCGAAG AGCGAACAGGACGAGATAATGATCCAGCAGGCCGGGGATGACATAGATGTGCCCGAGGAACTGCTGAAAATGGTGGATGAGGACGctacagaggaagaggagaagcagTCAATTCTGGGCCAAATGCAGAACCTCCAGAATATGGACATGGATCAGATTAAGGAAAAGGCTCAGGCGACGTTTGTGGAGATGAAATCCAAAGCTGAGGGGAAGTGTGCAGTCATGTGA